The genomic segment tcgaggcgccGATCGAAACCCCCACCTGATCAGTGAGTGTTTAAAACCCTTAATACACGTGTTCAAAAACCccacgcctcgtcgtcggacgatAACGTCggatcatcgtcgtcgtcgacccacAAACTGtggtcccccgcgcccctgcGCACCAACTGCGGCTTTCCCTTGGACAGGTCTATCACCGTGCTGCCCGGGTTGCGCATCACGCCGCAGTCCACCAGAAAACCCAACCCCCTTCGTTCGTACTCGTCGAGCATCAAGACCGGGTCttgcacgtcgtcgtcgtacgtgTCAGCTTCGAGGTTCGGCACCGAGCCGCAGAGCAACGGCCTGTCGAGGCGTgccagcagcgcggcggtgactggGTGCGACGGCACGCGCACCCCGACCGTCTTGCGCGCCTTGCAGTTCTTCGACTTGGACCGCGGGTCGAGGAGGCACACCTTGGGCATGTCTTTGCCCGCGTTGAGGATGAACGTGTACGGGCCCGGGAGGCACTTCCTCGCGAGCTTGAACGGCTGCTggcgccccgcgacgacgttgtCGGGAAAGCCCTGGGTGTACCGGTCGATGTCGCTGAATCCCGCGCAGAGGATGGACATCGGCTTGTAGTCCTTGGCGCCCTTCAGGTCGTACAGCGTCTGGACTCCGTCGCGCGATTCGAGGTCCACCACGAAGGCGTACCTGCTGTCCGTGGGGATGATGCCCACGCTGCCCGCGCGtatggcgtcggcgacgtcgtcgaggcgccaCTCGTCGCTGCCGTCGGCCTCGAGGGTGACATGGAGGGTGGtatcgcccgcgagcgcggcgcctcccccgcccttCCCGCCCTTCCCCCGCTtagcgcccgccgcgacgtcccggcgCTTTCGCCGGGAAGATTTCTCCTCGAGTGTGTTTGTCACGGGTTTGTTTGTCACGACGcgtgacgacgccggggcgcgcgcggttcggcccggcgccgcgacgggcgcgaaccgcgccgtGACGCGCACGGACATGTCGGCGGGGACTCTGGCGCGTCGGAACCCGCGAGGAACCCGCGCGTGGATGAGCCGTTCGGCGGGATTTGTGACGACAACGCCGGGGCGAAGATTGACGTTATCGGAtctgccgcgcgcgagctgaGCGGCTGCGAGGAAGACGTCGTCACAttcgccgggcgc from the Micromonas commoda chromosome 8, complete sequence genome contains:
- a CDS encoding predicted protein, producing ADGSDEWRLDDVADAIRAGSVGIIPTDSRYAFVVDLESRDGVQTLYDLKGAKDYKPMSILCAGFSDIDRYTQGFPDNVVAGRQQPFKLARKCLPGPYTFILNAGKDMPKVCLLDPRSKSKNCKARKTVGVRVPSHPVTAALLARLDRPLLCGSVPNLEADTYDDDVQDPVLMLDEYERRGLGFLVDCGVMRNPGSTVIDLSKGKPQLVRRGAGDHSLWVDDDDDPTLSSDDEAWGF